One Micromonas commoda chromosome 5, complete sequence genomic window, CGGGGTTCCTCGTGCGAAGGCTgcgacgggcgggcgcgtcgccgcgcccgttctcctccgtctccatcggatcgtccccgccggcctCAGCACCGGCGTTCTCTGCGTCAGCCCcggccttggcgtcggcgtcgtcgcccttggCCTGCTTggcgtcgggctcgtccgcgggcggcgaggcggcctGGCGCTTCCCGCTCATCGTGTCCTTAAACCGACTGCTCCGGATTATCGATTACCGACACGCCGTGCCTGGCGCGCAGTCTCCGGGGAGGGTATAAATGACGAGCGACCGTGTCCTTTGGACGAGTCGTCGCTCCGTGATGTGTGATACTCTTTTGTATGGGGCCCAGTATCGTTATGTCCAGGTTACACGCTGGGCCCACGAATACAATGACTTCCGCCTTAAAATGGCAGCTACTGGCCTCCCTTCTTCGGGGGAAAACACGCCGATCGACACTCCCCCGCGCCAGGCGCCGGAACCCTCGCTATGTTATCGCACTGATCGATCCCGTCTCCTATTATCGGCAGACAGTTCTGGCAGaaaccgcggacgccgtaGTCGGCGTTGCAAAACGTAAAAGGGACGCCGCAGTCGGCGCTCCCGCGACACACCGGCTTGTCCCCGGCCAGGGCGCTGAGCGATATGCACTGGTTCTTGGACTGCGAGAACGCGCAACCGTGATGCGTGGGGCACTCCTGCGGcagcgcgatcgcctcgcaCTGCCTCAGGTCCGAGCAGGACCCTCCATTCTCGTCGTTGCCGCTCCACACGCATCGAGGCGAGGTGGATCGAGCGCAGTGCGCTTCATCCTTAAGGTCCTCACATCGCCACGTGGCGTCCCCGCACTTggcctcgatggcgtcccACTGACAGAATCTCGTCGCTATGCACAGTGACCTGGTGTTGGACGACTCGCACGTGGGCGGCCGCCTCGAGTTGCACACGTGGTAGGCCTCGTCCCAGTCGCACTTTGCCGTGACGCCGCaagcctccgccgtcgccagagTCCCGCACTGCACCTGACACTCCCCGCGCCAGTGCTCGCAACCGTTCGTGGAGTCGCACACGGTGGCGTTGGACATCCCCGCGCACCTGTCCCGTCGAGCCACCGCGTTTTCCCGAGTCTGGATTCCCCTGAGGACAGCCACGggtgccgccgctgccgcggCTGGTGCGTCCGTGTGGCCCGAGAGTCTCGCCTTCGATgccggggcggcggatgcggcgaaCGTCCCTTGCTCGCCGATACCCTCGTAAGGCGCCTCGACGATAGCGGTGATGAAAAGCGTCTGCGAATTTCGACGGAAGGGGATCGTTAGGCGATGGGTACGTGCGAGGAGCCGCGTCGGTTTTATCTCGGAGAGATTCGCATGCGCGCTCTCACCACGAAGACTGTGACCAGTGCGCCGgtggcgaagcgcgcggcgggatgcCATGGCTTGTCCTCGCCTCTACGGGTCGCCTCATAATCGAGGAGACGCTCCGTCTCGTCCTTGTTCGGCGAGAAAAGCATCGGCCCCATCGTGTCgtgccgaggaggccgcggaGTAGAGAATGAAACCACCGCGGCCTCTCCCTGGCACATAGAGAAGGCTGTAACTGCGCGGCTGTGCATCTTGGCAACAATCATTGAATTAGAGGAACGTGACGTGAAAACATACTGATGATGATGCTAATGATGAATTTCATTTATTGTATACGTATTACTCGAGGGTCCTGCAAGATCGGGCACCCTAATATCCCAGGAGAACCCAAGCACAGCAACCACAGACTTTCGATCTTTAACAGCCAAGGATCTCGTCTTCATGCGCGCAGCAACACGCGGACTCTTTCGCGCCTTCGCGCAGGCCCGGTCACTCGGTCCGTGCCCGTCCTCTGCCCGCCGGCCCCCCTCGGTTGTTACGGAATGGAAATTCACCTCCGAGATGACGTCTCACCTCCGTTGCCCAATCTCGACTCGCaggccccgccgccgccgctccccgccGGAACACCGGCGCCCTCGCACTCGCCGAGCACGATGCAATTCTTCGCGCCCTCCCCTCCATCGCGAGATCCTACAACACTTCGCTGAgggacctcgccgtcgcgccccgcccgcccaaCATCGGCATAAAGATTGTCCCCGAGAAGGGCGCGGTCATCGTCGAGCGCTTCGGCAAGTTCCACACCGTCCTGAACCCCGGAATCCACCTCCTCGTGCCCGTCGTGGACCAGATCGCGTACGTGTGGCACctgaaggaggaggccatACACGTCGCGAACCAGACCGCGGTGACAAAGGACAACGTCGCCATCacgatcgacggcgtcctctaCCTACGCGTGGTGGACCCGGTCAAGGCGTCGTACGGCGTGGAGAACCCGATCTACGCCGTCTCGCAGCTCGCGCAGACCACGATGCGCAGCGAGATTGGCAAGATCTCCCTCGACAAGACGTTCGAGGAGAGGGACCACCTCAACCACCGCATCGTCAACACGATCAACGAAGCCGCCACCGACTGGGGCCTCGAGTGCCTTCGTTACGAGATCCGCGACATCGTCCCGCCCACGGGCATCAAGGTGGCCATGGAGATGCAGGCCGAAGCGGAACGTCGCAAGAGGGCGACGGTGCTGGAgtccgaggctgagcgcgaggctgcggtGAACCGCGCGGAGGGTCAGAAGCAGAAGACTGTGctggaggctgaggcggaggcggaatCCACCATGCTCCGAgcgagagccgcggctgaatccctcgcggtcgtcggcgagcagcTGATCaatcccggcggcgccgacgccgcacgGATCAGGGTCGCCGAGCTTTACCTCCGGGAGTTCGGCAAGATCGCCAAGGAGGGAAACACGGTGCTCTTGCCCGCGGATGCCGCCAACCCCGCAAACATGGTCGCTcaggcgatggccgccgcgggcgtcaccgcgcaAGCGATCCCGGGGTACGAGGGAGGAGCCGCCAAGGTGATCGCGGGCGGTGCGAGGACGAAGGCGAAGGCTACGGCGTCTAAGGCGACGATCGGGGGTGCATcttccggcgacgcggccaaGGCTAGGGCCGCGAAGATTAAGGAGCGAGAGATTGAGGAGTTGGTGGAGTCGGCAGCCAATACGTATCGGGCGAACCGGACCATCCTCAGCGCGCTCACCGGCGAGCGCTCGAAGGCGGAGGGACGGGCTATCCTGTCCTCGAACTGACGGGCACCGGAGGGGCCGCTTccgcaccgcgtccacgttTACGCCATGTAATTAACGTGTCTGTCATAAGAACCTTTTGGTCGGCAATCCCAAAGACCTCGCGTCCTTTCCCGTCGGCGTGttggcggtgacgtcgaaCAAAACCTCCCTCATGTACCGATCCGTCAGCGCGGCACCCATGCTCCGCTCGAGTACCCGCTTGGTCTTGTCGTTCAGCAGCTGCTTCTCGCAGAACCTTCGCTGCGCCCGAGACCGAGCGCCCGTGCCGCCCCCGTATCCCCCGCCAATCTTGGTCGCCAACAGGAGATGCACGCCGTGAAGAGACTCGAGGTACTTGACGAACGCCCTCGTCTGCGTCTGCGCCGGGAAATCCTCCTTCGGCGGCCCCACGCACACGCACGCCTCCGGGGAGAGGATCGCGACACCCCAGTCCGGCAGGGGCCTCGGCTCGACGGCCGGGCACGACGTCAGCATGGATCGcctcagcgcgcgcgcggcgtcgacgtatTGCCTCGGCAGCGagaggtcgtcggcgcacggcgacgcgtccgcgatgcaCAGCGTGACCCTTCCGCCGAACGCCACCAGGTCCGCCGCGAATATCGGCGCGGCAACCTCCGCCCACGGATATATCACGCAGTGCAGCACCTCGAGCCCTCCCAAGCCCCAGGCCACCTCGAGGTGCATCTTGCGGAAGGCGTCCGTCTGCAGGCAGAGGTTCTCGATGCGTatgcgcgtcgcgggatcgccgtcgggggcggtggcgtccaCGGATTTCAGCTCCGgggcgcacggcgcgtcgcgcacgttCGGCAGGCGCGTCCACTCGGCCTCGAGACGGCGGGCGAGGGAAAGGATGATGCCATCCGGACAGCCGTCGAGGTTCCACGCGCCGGTGGGGGCCGCGGGggctgccgcgcgcgccgccacgacgcgatgcgcgcggcggcgcgcgggggacgctcGCGAGACGCGGGGAGCGAACACGCGGTGTtgagccgccgtcgccatccttCGCCTTCGCGCGACTGGTAAAGTGGATAAGCACGGGGGCAAAAAAACGCGTTTTGTCAGGAGGTAAGGCGGCCCAGAGGTGGAGGCGGGGCACGTGAGACGTCACATCGTACGTGTCTGATTTCATTTACATGTCGTATACATCGAATCGAATGCGTGTTGGAACACTTGCGTCGTGTTGGTACACCGAGAGGGACGGAGACGAGGCGGCGTCACAGGCGAGAGCATCACAGGCGGGAGTATCCCGGCTCGCTCCTCCACGTCGACCGTTCCCCGCGCTCCAGGGGCATGGGCATCATCACCTCCATGGTCTCGTCCTCCacggacgcgcgcctcggggtgggcgccgcgggtgccgcgtccgcgtacaCCGTGCTCAGCGCACCGGCAGTAACCTCGCGAGTCGTCTCGTACTCGAGCAGCAGCGGCTCcgagacgtcgacggcgtcgacggcgagaccCGAATCTCCCCGGCCTCGAAACATCCGGCCCAACGCGCGAGTCGccaacgacgcgacgcacaCGAGCGCGGCCGACGTGAGCGtcagcaccgccgcgatgagcgcgacggacgcgaacgcgagcaccagccgacgcgtcgcgccgccctcaTCCTCgggaccccgccgcgtttttctacccgcgcgcgacatAGCCTCTCGGTTCACCTCCATcgcccggacgccgccgccctcctcctcctcctcctcgcggacctTCCACGTGGCCGCGGCTCCGTGTTCGGACACGTCCCTCCACCGCTGCAGCGCGCCCATGACGgactcctcgcgcgcggagggatCCATCGAGCCGAGGTCCGAGTCCGCCGAGCCCTCCAAGTCAAAGAGCGTGACGACGGACGGCAACGGACGCGGCTCGGGGTAGAAGACGGTGCGGAACACCAGCTGGGGTTGAAACGCGTTGAACGTCGCGCGTTGCCTCGCGTTGCCGAAGACGCCGAGCCCCGGTCCGAACGACACGgtgacgccgcgcggctcagAGGCGTCCcggccgaggagcgcgggccTCCCCCGAGtcgtccacccgccgcccgcctcctccgtctcgtcgAAGAGCTCGTCGAAGAGGGAGGCGAAGCCCGGTCCGAACCTGCGGTTGAACATCAGCGCGGGTTCCATGGACATGGACTCGTGGTGCGGGCACGGTTTCTTGGCCTGTGGAGAGGGGGGAGAGaggggggaggcgcgggcgggtcaaTCCGCGGTTCACGGAAAAAAAAAaaatcgtcgcgctcgggtgTTGACGGGCGGAATTCCCCGCGTGAAAGAAGCTTCGGGGCGCTTCCGTACCTTCGTCTCCTGCGCGTCTTCCGACCCGAGCATGGCCACGGCTCCGCCGTCGAAGTAAACAGTCTCGGACGTGGTCTCGatcgcgccctcctcccccgcgggggcgtcgagcgcgccaccGCACGAGCACGCCTTGCTCAGGAagcccgaggctgaggcgcaGTCGTTCACCAAGATTTCCCGGTTGCCGCACGCGTCCCGGCAGCGcgccagctccgcgacgcacgggtcctcctgcgcgacaaccgcggtcgccgcgacgatgatgcacgcgatgacgacgatgagcCTCATGGCGTCTCCGTCGTGCGCTCGCGCCTCGGGTTGTGGCCCGTCCCGTGCCCTTCGCTCTCTTGTTCTCTCGAACGGCTTCCACGTGGATTCTGTTCCTGATTCTTGGTTGTGGTTGTGGGCCACGTCCTGCAAAACGGAGGTTGGCACCCTCCGACGGTCCAATCCTTCCCGCCCGTGCTGCGCCGATGGGCGGACCTTTCGAGGGTTTCGTCTTTGCGAACAGCGGGTTCTTCCAGAAGGCTCCTTGGCAGGCGCTGGAGAAGGTCGTGGCGGGAGGgggaggcgtcgcgctgggCTTTGGACAGCCACGGAGACACGATGGGGGAGCGGTTGGCAAGCGCAAGCGAGGGGAGAAGGACGTCGTATCCGCCCCGACGCACGTTGTCGTCACTGacaacgcggacgccgcgacgcgagagaagctcgagcgcgaATATCCGGGCGCCAGGGTGGTGACCAGGCAGTGGGTGGCGAGCAAACGGAGGGGCGACGCCACGCCCGTAAAGACACAGAAGGCACCCTCCCCGCCTCGGACCCGCGccatcgtccccgcgcgggtgcccgacgacgccctcccgCGCCACCACCCCAACTGGGCGCTGATCCACCCGCCACCGCCCCACACCGCCGAGGACCACGTCAGGTACGGCCGATgcgtgggcgcgcgcgcgtcgaagctgGAGAGGATCCTGCGGTGCGTTTTCGACGCGAAGACGTCGCTCAACGAAAACTTGGTGGCGTCAATGAGGGAGATGGCCAGGCTCGAGCTGCAGGGCGGGGGCATGCGCAGGCAGCACGAGTTCGGGCCGGGACGCCAAACCCTGAACGAGAAGGAGCTTCagtacgccgtcgcggcgtcggtgctgAGGGCGCTACCCGCGAGACTGAAGACGGAGAGTCACGAGTGGATCGCGGATCCCGGGGGCGTCGTGCCCTatctcggcgcgg contains:
- a CDS encoding predicted protein gives rise to the protein MSNATVCDSTNGCEHWRGECQVQCGTLATAEACGVTAKCDWDEAYHVCNSRRPPTCESSNTRSLCIATRFCQWDAIEAKCGDATWRCEDLKDEAHCARSTSPRCVWSGNDENGGSCSDLRQCEAIALPQECPTHHGCAFSQSKNQCISLSALAGDKPVCRGSADCGVPFTFCNADYGVRGFCQNCLPIIGDGIDQCDNIARVPAPGAGECRSACFPPKKGGQ
- a CDS encoding band 7 stomatin family protein (expressed) yields the protein MRAATRGLFRAFAQARSLGPAAAAPRRNTGALALAEHDAILRALPSIARSYNTSLRDLAVAPRPPNIGIKIVPEKGAVIVERFGKFHTVLNPGIHLLVPVVDQIAYVWHLKEEAIHVANQTAVTKDNVAITIDGVLYLRVVDPVKASYGVENPIYAVSQLAQTTMRSEIGKISLDKTFEERDHLNHRIVNTINEAATDWGLECLRYEIRDIVPPTGIKVAMEMQAEAERRKRATVLESEAEREAAVNRAEGQKQKTVLEAEAEAESTMLRARAAAESLAVVGEQLINPGGADAARIRVAELYLREFGKIAKEGNTVLLPADAANPANMVAQAMAAAGVTAQAIPGYEGGAAKVIAGGARTKAKATASKATIGGASSGDAAKARAAKIKEREIEELVESAANTYRANRTILSALTGERSKAEGRAILSSN
- a CDS encoding ferredoxin-dependent bilin reductase (Ferredoxin-dependent bilin reductase), encoding MATAAQHRVFAPRVSRASPARRRAHRVVAARAAAPAAPTGAWNLDGCPDGIILSLARRLEAEWTRLPNVRDAPCAPELKSVDATAPDGDPATRIRIENLCLQTDAFRKMHLEVAWGLGGLEVLHCVIYPWAEVAAPIFAADLVAFGGRVTLCIADASPCADDLSLPRQYVDAARALRRSMLTSCPAVEPRPLPDWGVAILSPEACVCVGPPKEDFPAQTQTRAFVKYLESLHGVHLLLATKIGGGYGGGTGARSRAQRRFCEKQLLNDKTKRVLERSMGAALTDRYMREVLFDVTANTPTGKDARSLGLPTKRFL
- a CDS encoding predicted protein, with the translated sequence MRLIVVIACIIVAATAVVAQEDPCVAELARCRDACGNREILVNDCASASGFLSKACSCGGALDAPAGEEGAIETTSETVYFDGGAVAMLGSEDAQETKAKKPCPHHESMSMEPALMFNRRFGPGFASLFDELFDETEEAGGGWTTRGRPALLGRDASEPRGVTVSFGPGLGVFGNARQRATFNAFQPQLVFRTVFYPEPRPLPSVVTLFDLEGSADSDLGSMDPSAREESVMGALQRWRDVSEHGAAATWKVREEEEEEGGGVRAMEVNREAMSRAGRKTRRGPEDEGGATRRLVLAFASVALIAAVLTLTSAALVCVASLATRALGRMFRGRGDSGLAVDAVDVSEPLLLEYETTREVTAGALSTVYADAAPAAPTPRRASVEDETMEVMMPMPLERGERSTWRSEPGYSRL